CCACATCGCCCTTCGGCATCTCCTGATGAATAATCCCGCTCCCCGCCGTCATCCACTGAATATCCCCAGCGCCAATCACGCCGCGATTGCCCATGCTATCGCCATGCTCCACCTCACCCGCCAGCACATACGTGATCGTCTCGATCCCTCGATGTGGATGCCACGGAAACCCCGCCAGATAATCCGCCGGCACATCATTGCGGAAGTCATCCAGCAGCAGAAACGGGTCAAACTCCGACGTGCTTCCAAACCCAAACGCCCGCCGCAGGTGCACCCCCGCACCCTCCATCGTTGGCTTGGACTCAATCAACCTCTTAACCGGACGAATCGACATATTCCCCTCCCGCTAAAAATCGCAGGCCAAAAGAATACCCCTATTCTGTTATCAGTGGTTAATCCCAGGTCATGCAGCTCGTCTCACAGAAATCCCTTCCTCATGCACTTGGTAGCCGTACCTCTTCATCCGTTGCACCTTGGCAATCACAAGGTCTTCTAAGATCAGCGACGACGTGCAAACCACATACGGAATCAGCTCACCAAACACCCGTGTCTCCACCAGAATTCCAAACACAAACATGAACACTCCCCACACTGGGACGATCCACATCCACGCGACCAGTTGCGGGTCACGAATCTTCCGCCGCAGCAAGAACATAAATGGCAGCAGGAATCCGCACGTACTCAACAACTGCGGCCACGCATACACCAGAAGCAGCGACTTCTCGTTCCACCACAGCCTCGGATACATCTCCGTCGGATTATGCGCATAAAGGTGGTGCACAAACGCCTCCCACCCGATCCACGCGAAACCCAGCGGCACGAACACAGCCAGCGTTGATGGTCGAAACAGCAGCCGCCAGTTCAGCCTTCCATCTTCCACTGCTCGGTCGAGCATGAAGAGAGGCAATAGAAACAGCGTCGTCTCTCGATTCACCGTCGCCACAATAAAGAGAGCGACAAAATAGCCCCAATGCTTGCGGAAATAGATCAGGCACATCGCCACCGAAAAGAACGCCAAACTCGGAAGGTCATACACAAACCGCAGATTCTGCGCCGTATGCATGATGTACGTTGCCGTGCAGGCTACAAGAAACACCGGAAACACCAGGTCACGCAGCAAGCCCGTCCGCGAGCTCACCACATACAGCTTCGTCGTCAGATAGCCCGCCAGCAACACGCACAGCACATTAATCACCGCCTGGACTAACACCTCCGGCGCGTTATGCCTGCTGAACCAGTAGTGCGACAGGTGAAGCGGGTCCGCCAGAAGGTGAAACAACATGTCCGAATGTGCCCAACGGAGTGGGAACATCATCAACATCCGTCCCTGATATGGCATCTTCGCCAGACCGTTTTCATACAACGGGGTGGATATCCAGGATTCCGACAGCGACATATAGCACCACACAAACTGCACTGCCGCCATCAAATAGATGAAGCCTAGAAACAGCCTCTTTTTACCACGCAGCATGTCAGCAAACCTCCGGTTACCGACGCCGCTTTCACTTCGGTACAAAGTTTTATTTTCCCCACACCCTTTAGGACGGCCATCTTCTCCGCGAGAGTTGCCGGTTCACCCACACCCGCGCGCGTGTCATTTTCATCGCATCAATCAACAGCTTCAAGCAGCTTCACACGTGCATTTCACTCGGAAAATCTCGTCATCTCGGCACAGCAGCGCAGTCTCATGGCTGAGAAGTAGCGCCCCCAAAATACGGATGCCCATGTCTCGGTTTTGAGACCTGGGTTCATTCGTGCAGAGCGAGCCTTGTCATTTTGACCAAAGCCATAGGAGCAGAAATCCACTTCACTACCAACACTTCCACCAAACCTTAAAAATTCCCCCTTGAAACATTCTCCCAAATGAACTACCGTTGCACCGTCAGGAGTTTCTACCCCATGCAAGGTTTCCTCCGCCAGCAGTCCTCCAAGGCTGCCTCCTCTGTGCTGCTGGCGCTTTTACTTTCTGCAATCGCCCCGGCCCACGCACAATCCATCCAAACCATCGAGCAGAACTTTCAGACCCCGTCCAACGCAGCCCGCCCGATGGTGCGTTGGTGGTGGTTCGGCCTCGCCGTCGAAAAGCCCGAAATCCTCCGCGAGCTTCAGCAGATGAAGGCGGACGGAATGCAGGGCGCAGAGCTCGCCTTCGAATACCCGCAAGTCCTCGACGACCCCGCCAAGGGGCTCAAAAACCTCCCATTCCTCTCGCCCGAATTTCTCGACGACGTCCGTTACGCCCAGGAAGAAGGCCGCAAGCTTGGCCTCCGCATCGACGTCACTCTCGGCAGCGGCTGGCCCTACGGCGGCTCAAACACCACGCTCGCCGAAGCCGCCGGACGCCTCCGCGTCGCCGAAGTCCCCGTCCCCGCAGGCGCAACGTCAGCAACCGAACCGCAGATGGAAGAAGGCGATTCTCTCATTTCCTTTGCCATCGCCGACTCCAAACCCCTGCCGCCCGAAACCCACCCCCGCAGCCGAGGCCACCTCGCGCAGCCCCACCCGGCCGACTTCGATCCAGCCACCGCCCGTCCCTTTACTCTCACCAACCGTACTGCTGTCGTCAGTCCATCCGACCATCCCCGCGTAGCCCTCTTCTTCATTGCCAGTCACACCCGCCAGCAGGTCAAGCGCGCCGCCGTCGGAGCCGAAGGCTACGTCCTCGATCCCTTCAGCCACCAGGCCGTCGCCACACATCTTGAAAAAGTAGGCGAGCCGCTCGTCAAAGCCTTCGGCAATACCCCACCCTACGCCATCTTTTCCGACTCGCTCGAAGCCTACGGGGCCGACTGGACCCCCGACCTTCCCGCCGAGTTCCAGAAGCAGAACGGCTACGACCTCATCCCCCACCTCCCCGAACTCGTCGCCGGAGGAACCCCCGAAGCCGAGCGTGTCCGCCATGACTGGGGCAAGACGCTTACCGAACTCATCAACGAAAACTACCTGAACCAAATCAATCACTGGGCCATCGAGCACAACACGAAGTTCCGCTCACAAACCTATGGTGAACCAGCAGTTAGTTTTTCAAGTCAAAACCTCGTAGCCCTTGCAGAAGGCGAAGGTCCGCAGTGGCGCCAGTTTTCCACACTCCGCTGGGCCACCTCCGCCAACCACGTCTTCGGCCACACCGTCACCTCAGGCGAGACCTTCACCTGGCTCCACTCGCCCGTCTTCCGAGCCACTCCGCTAGACATGAAGTCCGAAGCCGACGTTGACTTCCTCACCGGCGAAAACCAGATCATGTGCCACGGTTGGCCCTACTCGCCACCCGACCACAAAGTCCCCGAGCCCGGCTGGAGCCTCTACGCCGCCGCCGCCCTCAACGACCACAACCCCTGGCACCCGGTCATGCCCGACGTGACCCGCTACATCGCCCGCATCAGCTACCTGCTGCGACAAGGCGAGCCGGCAAATCAAGTAGCCATCCTTCTCCCCACCGACGACGCCTGGGCCAGCTTCTCCCCCGGCCACGTCACCGTCACCGGAGCCATGCAGCGCCTCATCACCCCTGCGCTCATGTCCACCATCCTCTCGTCCGGCTACAACGCCGACTTCATCGACGCCGACGCCATCAACTCCGTCGGCCTCGGCACCCACCAGATCCTCGTCCTGCCACCAACCGACCGCATCCCCGTCGACACGCTCAACAAAATCGCCGCCTGGGTCAAAGCCGGAGGCAAGGTCATCGCCATCGGCCACGTCCCCACCATCGACGCCGAAGGCAAACCACTCGACGCCTCCACCACCGCCTTCATCCCAGTAGTCCCCGACACCTCCGCGCTACCCCAAGCCTTATGGAACGCCGCAAAGCCCGACCTCCAGATCGATTTCGGCCAAACCAACCCAATGGCCGTCACCGAGCAGGACCAAGTCGGCTATATCCGCAGAAAGCTCCCCAATGCCGACATCTATTTCGTCGCCAACACCGGCAACTCACCCGTCGGCTTCCTGGGCACCTTTAGCACCACCCACAAATACGTCAGCCAGTGGAACCCCGACGATGGCACAGCCTCTTCGCCAGCCACTCTGGTCCTCAACAACCGCATCACGACCAGCCTCGCCCCCTACGGCTCTGCCATCTTCGTCTTCTCCGACGAACCCGCCAAGCCCACGCCGTCGCACATTAAAACCGGCCACTCCATCGACCTCAGCACCAACTGGAAGGTCAACTTCACCGGCCTCCACCAGATCGAAACCGAACCCACCCTCACCGACTGGACGCAAGACCCAGCCACCCTCCACTACTCCGGCGAAGCCATCTACTCACGCGACGTCACCCTCGCCCCCAACCAAACCCACGCCACGATCGAAATCGAAGGCGGCAAGCCACTCCCTGGCGCACCCAACTCAGCCCCCGAACACCCAGCCCTGCTCCCGAACGGCCTGCCGAACCCGCTCATCACACGCCCCGGCCCAGGCATGCACGCGTACTACGACCCACCCGTCCACGAAGCGGCCATCGTCTACATCAACGGCCAGCGCGCGGGCGCACTCTGGCACCCGCCATACTCGCTCGACATCCACAAATTCCTCAAGCCCGGCAAGAACCACATCGAGATCCACGTCTACAACACGGCCCTCAACGCCTGGTCCGCGCTACCGCCACACGACTACAAACCCCTCATCGCCAAATACGGCGACCGCTTCCAGATGCAGGACCTCGACAAGGTAAAACCCATCCCCTCCGGCATCCTCGGCAAGATTCTCCTCACCACCGGAGCCTCTCAGTGATTCAATTCATACAGACATTCCCTCAAGAAGCCCTACGAGAAATAAAATCGCCGAAGCAACTATGAGCGGAACCACCACCGATTTGGAAGCACCGCGCGCTGCGGCAATAACGGTCAAGATGATGCCAATCGGACCAAGAAGAAACAGCAGGCCAAGGTCCAGAGTTTCCGGGTCCTTCCATGGAGGCAGATTTAAAGGTGGTTTTAGAGAGTAATAAAGGAAAGTATAAGCAGCGTAGCCTGAGACAACCATGACAACCCCCGCCGCCCAAAGGGCGGAAGGTCGAGGCCGTCCAGTGCTACTTGACTTGAATAGCAGAACACACGAAAAGGACGCGAGCACAAAGGGACCACAGGTGAGGAGAAGCGGCACAATGGGTATTTGCAAAGCTATCTGCACCTCTGGTCGTCGAGTAGTCGCGATCCGAAAAACGTCTTCCTTAGCCTAGCAGTAACAAATAGACAGATGCCCATTCATGCCGCAGCGTCACCACGGCATGAATGAGGTGCCAGCACAACCTATAGCGCAGGAGGCTTCAGCACATCGCTCCCCACCACCCGCACCGTAACAATCTCATGCGGACGCACCGCCACCTGAAACCCATCCCCGCCCACAATCGCAAGCGGCTGCTTATCTCTCTCGACAGCATCCGTCTCCCACGCCTTTTCCAAATGAAGTAGCGGCATCCGCACCGTCACAGTCCGCGCCGCCCCACCAAGGTCGAGAAACCGCAGCACCGTCCCATTGCCATCCTCCGCGGGCTTCCACGTCTCCAGCAGCAAATCCGGGTCCGCAGCATCCAAAAAACTCCCAGCCTCAGCCGTCAGCGGACGCGGCGCATCCGAAGCCTTATCCTGATCCGCCACCGCGTCCACCTCCAGCGGAGTCGCCTCTTCCCATCCCACGCGACTCAGCGCAGCCGCATCCGTAGTAGCCGCACTCGTCACCACATACCTGAACCGGAAGTGCCCACCCTGCTCCGCGGCGTAGTTCGTGTCCCAATAATTGTTCATCACATACGAGAAGACTGTCCCCTGCCGCTCCCCAAACTTCTCCGGCCACTTTCCGCGAAAGATATCACCCAGCGTCACCAGCGA
This is a stretch of genomic DNA from Edaphobacter acidisoli. It encodes these proteins:
- a CDS encoding glycosyl hydrolase, producing the protein MQGFLRQQSSKAASSVLLALLLSAIAPAHAQSIQTIEQNFQTPSNAARPMVRWWWFGLAVEKPEILRELQQMKADGMQGAELAFEYPQVLDDPAKGLKNLPFLSPEFLDDVRYAQEEGRKLGLRIDVTLGSGWPYGGSNTTLAEAAGRLRVAEVPVPAGATSATEPQMEEGDSLISFAIADSKPLPPETHPRSRGHLAQPHPADFDPATARPFTLTNRTAVVSPSDHPRVALFFIASHTRQQVKRAAVGAEGYVLDPFSHQAVATHLEKVGEPLVKAFGNTPPYAIFSDSLEAYGADWTPDLPAEFQKQNGYDLIPHLPELVAGGTPEAERVRHDWGKTLTELINENYLNQINHWAIEHNTKFRSQTYGEPAVSFSSQNLVALAEGEGPQWRQFSTLRWATSANHVFGHTVTSGETFTWLHSPVFRATPLDMKSEADVDFLTGENQIMCHGWPYSPPDHKVPEPGWSLYAAAALNDHNPWHPVMPDVTRYIARISYLLRQGEPANQVAILLPTDDAWASFSPGHVTVTGAMQRLITPALMSTILSSGYNADFIDADAINSVGLGTHQILVLPPTDRIPVDTLNKIAAWVKAGGKVIAIGHVPTIDAEGKPLDASTTAFIPVVPDTSALPQALWNAAKPDLQIDFGQTNPMAVTEQDQVGYIRRKLPNADIYFVANTGNSPVGFLGTFSTTHKYVSQWNPDDGTASSPATLVLNNRITTSLAPYGSAIFVFSDEPAKPTPSHIKTGHSIDLSTNWKVNFTGLHQIETEPTLTDWTQDPATLHYSGEAIYSRDVTLAPNQTHATIEIEGGKPLPGAPNSAPEHPALLPNGLPNPLITRPGPGMHAYYDPPVHEAAIVYINGQRAGALWHPPYSLDIHKFLKPGKNHIEIHVYNTALNAWSALPPHDYKPLIAKYGDRFQMQDLDKVKPIPSGILGKILLTTGASQ